A region of Pseudorasbora parva isolate DD20220531a chromosome 14, ASM2467924v1, whole genome shotgun sequence DNA encodes the following proteins:
- the LOC137039965 gene encoding uncharacterized protein, with amino-acid sequence MTRPGHLKTGHVLSRVPFLGRRMFSETKGVGEQCIPNATQLQNGLQRPQADLLAYFGNGDHVTNTCGQQNSPLNGYTPKQCLAVKGGQDVTGQICHTNVRWNRPPGKGQHNSVSVKYSLRECSLVVHRHQNEPHPFLRKCALDAPTQVRGHGNCGESVCVAEQQSDSVRGGLLTEQHASNWMDESGAHNTTFKRDSEICTSNGPRALTRSLGHVMQDSNGPSLVREVMLSTEDVNKPNTNPLYCQAKVSSEPTHGTFSSKQSERAIRDQIQRVVVNLEEVLHGLKEIHLEMKEVVQKIDLLTADIDMGKEEPGDTFRGRHSGKMDTEVASSQGVRSDVPSFKKATPSVSPPPYPIRDKGLHEESQKLESTQTATSQRLKSGTASGRRSKKPPPYPNASTIGRENPKEKGQKTPPYPFKRRLLSTIV; translated from the exons ATGACGAGGCCGGGACACTTAAAGACGGGACACGTCCTCTCGAGAGTCCCCTTCTTAGGCCgaagaatgttctctgagacaAAAGGGGTCGGGGAGCAATGCATTCCCAATGCAACCCAACTACAAAATGGACTACAAAGACCTCAAGCTGACCTCCTAGCCTATTTTGGGAATGGGGACCATGTAACGAACACCTGTGGGCAGCAGAATTCGCCCCTGAATGGATACACTCCCAAGCAATGTCTAGCTGTTAAGGGGGGTCAAGACGTAACAGGCCAAATTTGTCATACCAATGTGCGGTGGAACCGGCCGCCAGGAAAGGGGCAACACAACAGCGTCTCTGTGAAATATAGCTTGAGAGAATGCAGCCTTGTGGTCCACCGGCACCAGAATGAGCCACACCCCTTCTTGAGGAAGTGTGCTTTGGACGCGCCAAcacaggtcagaggtcatgGAAACTGTGGAGAGTCTGTTTGTGTGGCGGAGCAACAATCAGACTCTGTGCGAGGGGGCCTGCTCACGGAGCAACATGCTTCAAATTGGATGGACGAAAGTGGCGCACACAATACGACCTTTAAAAGGGATTCAGAAATTTGCACTTCTAACGGACCGAGAGCTTTAACTAGAAGCCTGGGACATGTAATGCAAGACTCGAACGGACCTAGTCTGGTGCGTGAAGTTATGCTGTCTACCGAAGATGTCAACAAACCCAATACTAACCCCCTGTACTGTCAAGCAAAGGTTTCCAGTGAACCAACACATGGGACTTTCAGCTCCAAGCAGTCGGAAAGAGCTATTCGGGACCAGATCCAAAGAGTTGTTGTGAATCTAGAGGAGGTTTTACATGGCCTGAAAGAGATACATCTGGAAATGAAGGAG GTGGTCCAGAAGATAGACCTGCTGACGGCTGATATTGATATGGGCAAAGAGGAACCAGGGGACACTTTCAGAGGACGCCACTCAGGAAAGATGGACACCGAAGTGGCGTCCTCTCAAGGAGTCCGCTCTGATGTGCCATCCTTCAAAAAAGCAACTCCATCTGTGTCCCCTCCACCGTATCCCATCAGAGATAAGGGGCTGCATGAGGAAAGCCAAAAACTGGAATCAACTCAGACAGCCACTTCTCAAAGACTCAAATCAGGGACCGCTTCAGGACGCAGGAGCAAGAAGCCTCCTCCTTATCCTAACGCCAGCACAATAGGAAGAGAGAATCCTAAAGAGAAAGGGCAGAAGACGCCACCCTACCCCTTTAAACGGAGACTGCTCTCCACCATTGTTTGA